The DNA region CAGTCCAATCCGGAATAAAGGTCATTGAACAAGTCCCCCGAAATCTGCTGTTTCCACGAAATAAGCTAAAATCATATTTAAGGCGTAGTTCTGTGGGAGTTGGAATCCTGCTATTACTGTATATGATAAATTTCCAGAATACGAATGCTGCTATTGTGCGTTTGAGTCAACCAGAGATCAAGTTTGATTATCCGCTGCCCCTTGGCCTGTTCTTACAAACTACATCAGAACACGTGTTGGCAGGAGACTCACTGTTGATCAAGGGCCGGATCAACGGCCGCCAGGTGGATCAGATCGAAATGGTCATCCAAACCAGAAAAGACACCAATAGCTATCCCATTATGGTAAACGATCAACAGTTCTCCTTCCCCCTGGAGCATGTCATGCACAGCATGGAAGTGATTGCGCAAGTATCCAATCAACGACCCTGGGAACCCTGGAAAACCATTGAATCAACTCCTTTGCTCATCAAGGTCATTAATCGACCCCTGGTTCAGGATCTCACTGTCCGGATCAGACCTCCGGCATATACCCGCTTACCGGCTGAGATCTATACACGGGATATTATGGACATCAGTGGATTCAAAGGATCCAGGATCACTATTGAAGGGCTGACCTCTAAGGAAATCGCGTCAGCTAAGCTCCATTTTTCTACAGCCGGGGCCAGTCAGGTGCAACTGGATGGTCATCGGTTCAAAACAGGATTCACCCTTCAGGAATCGGATCAGATCTGGTTTGAGCTCATCGATGATGAAGGCATTTCCAATCTGGATCCCCTGGTCTATCCGGTGTATGTCGCCACCGACGGGGCTCCTTTGATCAGAGTAATGGTACCGGGGCAGGACGTGATCATCGGCGAGAATCTGTTGATCCCGATCCGCCTGAAACTGGACGATGATTTTGGTTTTTCCCGGCTTGAACTCAACTATCAGATCCAGCATCCCGACTATCTCATGGGAGATAGCTCAACCTATACTCAAAACATTGCCCTTCCCCGAACCGATCTGGCGTCTCTGGAATTCAATTATCGCTGGGACTTGAACCAGATCAGCATTATGCCTGAAGATGCGATCCTGTACTGGTTCACAGTTTGGGATAACAATACGGTAGATGGCCCACACCAGGCATCCAGTAAAAAGTGGTTAGCTCGGCTCCCTTCCCTGGATGAGATGTTCCAGGAGCTGGCTCAAGGGAATGAACAGGTTAAGCAAGATCAGGAGGATGTACTCGAAATAGTCAAGGAGATACGTGAAAAGGTCGATGAACTGGCTCTGGAAGTTCAAAAGGATCCGAATCTGTCCTGGGAACAACAGCAGGAAGCCAATGAAGCCATGGAACAGGTCGAACAGCTCAAAAATCAACTGGAGAAGATCAGCCAGCAACTTGATGAAATGATGAATGCAGCCGAAGACCAGAACCTGATGAGTGATGAAACCCTGGATAAATATTCCGAACTGCAGCAACTGATGGAGCAGTTGATCACACCTGAACTTAGAGAAGCCATGGAACGTCTGCAGAATGCCATGGAACAGGATGATCCCCGTGAAATGGAAACTGCCCTGGAGGATTTTCAAGTTGCCATGGAAGATTTCCAGAAAAGCGTTGAACGAACCCTGGAGATCTTCAAGCAAGTGGAAATTGAACAGAAAATCGATGAATTGACCACCAGACTTAATGATCTGGCTGAGCGGCAGGAGAATTTGACTTCAGATCTGGAGAATGATCCAGCAACTGATGCGGCTCAGCAGGAACAACAGATTGCCGATGACTTTGACCAGGCTCAGGAAACAGCTGAAGAGCTTGAGAATATGCTGAATGAAAATGAAGATCTATCATCA from Candidatus Neomarinimicrobiota bacterium includes:
- a CDS encoding DUF4175 family protein; translated protein: MFELGIHAESNARGKGAFLGLFAFIVMAVLISTFIWLESFRYFDPQLKLTFLTILGVTIGLTLAGILIFYWLLKGQRLRETSPEQLAQLIGDRLPQVGDRVLNAVQLNSMETQDGISTSLHTAAVQSGIKVIEQVPRNLLFPRNKLKSYLRRSSVGVGILLLLYMINFQNTNAAIVRLSQPEIKFDYPLPLGLFLQTTSEHVLAGDSLLIKGRINGRQVDQIEMVIQTRKDTNSYPIMVNDQQFSFPLEHVMHSMEVIAQVSNQRPWEPWKTIESTPLLIKVINRPLVQDLTVRIRPPAYTRLPAEIYTRDIMDISGFKGSRITIEGLTSKEIASAKLHFSTAGASQVQLDGHRFKTGFTLQESDQIWFELIDDEGISNLDPLVYPVYVATDGAPLIRVMVPGQDVIIGENLLIPIRLKLDDDFGFSRLELNYQIQHPDYLMGDSSTYTQNIALPRTDLASLEFNYRWDLNQISIMPEDAILYWFTVWDNNTVDGPHQASSKKWLARLPSLDEMFQELAQGNEQVKQDQEDVLEIVKEIREKVDELALEVQKDPNLSWEQQQEANEAMEQVEQLKNQLEKISQQLDEMMNAAEDQNLMSDETLDKYSELQQLMEQLITPELREAMERLQNAMEQDDPREMETALEDFQVAMEDFQKSVERTLEIFKQVEIEQKIDELTTRLNDLAERQENLTSDLENDPATDAAQQEQQIADDFDQAQETAEELENMLNENEDLSSEGVQDLQEQMNQEQISENLEQAASHLQQGQMSQAQPPAEKAAQSLRQMASESSQMQMNMQQQMMSEVMSEFRSALLKTLRLSQSQEALEKPTAQTSRQSSLLREYADSQMGLMQGLRQLSADLQELGNKTFAVSPSMGRSMGSVQARMQEAIEQLEARNPRKSSQAQAAARESLNRMARQLANSMESLQQSGEASGFGDYMQQLMQMAGQQQGLNQQTMMQLGMGSPSMMQQLARQQLQLREALSQIENGMGSDSRMLGDLGKIGEEMEAVAKELKRKRPSQKIHEQQERILSRLLDAQRSATKRDFSKKRKSETAGQNPFWLGSGALPEDLGEARNILYEELIFSLKQGYSREEQALIREYFNRLEAELNE